In Pseudomonas sp. MM213, a genomic segment contains:
- the surA gene encoding peptidylprolyl isomerase SurA codes for MKTKLSDCLRPLMLGALFLGTAANAAVQSIDKVVAIVDNDVVMQSQLDQRVHEVQQTIAKRGSAAPPASVLDQQVLERLIVENLQLQIGERSGIRITDEELNQAVGTIAQRNNMSIDQFRAALTRDGLSYEDAREQIRREMIISRVRQRRVAERIQVSEQEVKNFLASDLGKMQLSEEFRLANILIPTPESANSDAIQSAAKQADAVYQQLKQGADFAQLAIAKSASETALEGGDMGWRKAAQLPPPFDRMLSTMSVGDVTQPMRTPGGFIILKILDKRGGETQTRDEVHVRHILVKPSPIRDEAKTKALAQSLYTRIESGEDFGELAKSFSEDPGSALNGGDLNWIDPNALVPEFREVMAKTPQGQLSKPFQTQYGWHVLEVLGRRATDSTTQAREQQAMTVLRNRKYDEELQTWLRQIRDEAYVEIKLPGADQAAQ; via the coding sequence GTGAAGACCAAGCTTTCTGATTGTCTGCGCCCGCTGATGCTGGGCGCGCTGTTCCTGGGTACTGCGGCGAATGCCGCGGTACAGTCCATCGATAAAGTGGTGGCCATTGTCGACAACGATGTGGTCATGCAGAGCCAGCTGGACCAACGTGTTCATGAAGTTCAGCAAACCATCGCCAAACGCGGTTCTGCTGCGCCGCCGGCCAGCGTGCTGGATCAGCAGGTGCTCGAGCGCCTGATCGTCGAAAACCTGCAACTGCAGATCGGCGAACGCTCCGGCATTCGCATCACCGATGAAGAGCTGAATCAGGCGGTCGGCACCATTGCCCAGCGCAATAACATGTCGATCGATCAATTCCGCGCGGCCCTGACTCGTGATGGCCTGTCTTATGAAGACGCTCGCGAGCAGATTCGTCGTGAAATGATCATCAGCCGCGTGCGTCAACGCCGTGTGGCGGAGCGCATTCAAGTGTCCGAGCAGGAAGTGAAGAACTTCCTCGCTTCCGACCTTGGCAAAATGCAGCTGTCCGAAGAGTTCCGCTTGGCCAACATCCTGATTCCTACACCGGAAAGTGCTAATTCCGATGCGATTCAGAGTGCTGCCAAACAGGCCGACGCGGTTTACCAGCAGCTCAAGCAAGGCGCTGACTTCGCTCAGTTGGCAATCGCCAAATCCGCCAGCGAAACCGCACTGGAAGGCGGCGACATGGGCTGGCGTAAAGCCGCTCAATTGCCACCTCCGTTCGATCGCATGCTGAGCACCATGTCGGTCGGCGATGTAACCCAGCCGATGCGCACGCCGGGTGGCTTCATCATCCTGAAGATCCTCGACAAGCGCGGCGGCGAGACCCAGACCCGTGACGAAGTACACGTGCGTCATATCCTGGTCAAACCTAGCCCGATCCGCGACGAAGCAAAAACCAAGGCCCTGGCCCAATCGCTCTACACCCGTATCGAATCGGGCGAAGATTTCGGCGAACTGGCGAAAAGCTTCTCGGAAGACCCGGGTTCCGCCCTCAACGGCGGCGACCTGAACTGGATCGACCCGAATGCATTGGTGCCCGAGTTCCGCGAAGTGATGGCCAAGACCCCGCAAGGTCAGCTGTCCAAGCCGTTCCAGACCCAATATGGCTGGCACGTCCTGGAAGTCCTTGGCCGCCGCGCCACGGACAGCACCACCCAGGCCCGTGAGCAGCAAGCAATGACCGTACTGCGTAACCGCAAATACGACGAAGAGCTGCAAACCTGGCTGCGTCAGATCCGTGACGAAGCGTACGTAGAGATCAAACTCCCTGGTGCAGACCAGGCAGCGCAGTGA
- a CDS encoding symmetrical bis(5'-nucleosyl)-tetraphosphatase: protein MATYAVGDLQGCLEPLKCLLKQVAFDPARDKLWLVGDLVNRGPQSLETLRFLYSIRESLVCVLGNHDLHLLAAGHNIERLKKADTLREILEAPDRVELLEWVRQQKLMHYDEQRNIALVHAGIPPQWSLRKALKCAAEVEEALRDDNRFTPYLDGMYGNEPLKWDSDLKGVTRLRVITNYFTRMRFCTSEGKLDLKGKEGVDTAPPGYAPWFTYKERKTRDVKIIFGHWAALEGQCNEPGIFALDTGCVWGGSMTLMNVDTLERLQCKCDEHGHTFLPSVASPISEQTPASARR from the coding sequence ATGGCGACGTATGCCGTTGGCGACCTGCAAGGTTGCCTCGAACCGTTGAAATGCCTGCTCAAGCAAGTCGCCTTCGACCCTGCCCGGGACAAACTGTGGCTGGTGGGCGATCTGGTCAACCGTGGCCCGCAGTCGCTGGAAACCTTGCGCTTCCTCTATAGCATTCGCGAATCACTGGTGTGCGTGCTCGGCAACCACGATCTTCATCTGCTGGCCGCCGGGCATAACATCGAACGCCTGAAGAAAGCCGACACCCTGCGCGAGATTCTCGAAGCTCCGGATCGTGTGGAACTGCTGGAATGGGTGCGCCAGCAAAAGCTCATGCATTACGACGAGCAACGCAACATCGCCTTGGTCCACGCCGGCATCCCCCCGCAATGGTCGCTGCGCAAAGCCCTGAAGTGCGCCGCCGAAGTCGAAGAAGCCCTGCGCGACGACAATCGCTTCACGCCTTACCTCGACGGCATGTACGGCAACGAACCACTGAAATGGGACAGCGATCTCAAAGGCGTAACCCGCCTGCGCGTGATCACCAACTATTTCACCCGCATGCGTTTCTGCACCAGCGAAGGCAAACTCGACCTCAAGGGCAAGGAAGGCGTCGACACCGCGCCGCCAGGTTATGCGCCCTGGTTCACTTACAAGGAGCGCAAGACCAGGGACGTGAAGATCATCTTCGGCCACTGGGCAGCGCTCGAAGGCCAGTGCAACGAGCCGGGCATCTTCGCCCTCGACACCGGTTGCGTCTGGGGCGGGTCGATGACCTTGATGAACGTCGACACCCTTGAGCGACTGCAGTGCAAATGCGACGAGCATGGCCACACCTTCCTGCCGTCAGTCGCCTCCCCTATTTCCGAACAAACGCCAGCCAGCGCCCGGCGCTAG
- a CDS encoding LPS-assembly protein LptD has translation MALKSPAFRKKFPLLVTGSLLALQPLATSFVVAAEQYDCSVSASGAWNCAPKTPAAALPPRPIHEGSAVSATGEAPTESGASEDTGTKPVLVTESKGRALKSRSADYSHLDWVPRENLTAAQLAETGPYCSGSYIEPIRPGMNDKTNKSDAPTFVGAKASRYKQDEQIATLAGDVVLRQGSMQAEADEANLYQAESRGELDGNVRIRDNGALIVGDHAEVQLDTGEAKVDNAEYVMHKSRVRGNALYAKRAENAIIRLKDGTYTTCEPNSNAWQLKGNNITLNPATGFGTATNVTLRVKDIPVLYTPYIYFPIDDRRQSGFLPPTIGTGSDTGFLLVTPYYFNLAPNYDATLYPRYMSKRGLLMEGEFRYLTKSTEGQFGAAYLNDEDDERKLQTDYEKTRYMYNWQHKGGLDSRVLTQVDYTKISDPYYFQDLQTDQLGVKTSDYVNQQAAVTYRGESYTARLNAQAYQLATVSNITPYDRLPQLTFAGQLPIHPSGLDFDYETEIVRFERDLEKGQFSDENGNLSPRLDTNVAGLARANGNRLNLKPGVSLPLDWTYGFVKPSLKYQYTQYDLDLDGTGKNDLVTNRNNASALGESFSSTQNRGVPIASVDSGLYFDRNTNWFGKDYRQTLEPRLFYLYVPEEDQKDIPVFDTGEYTFNYSSLFRDNRFSGSDRIGDENKLSLGVTSRWIEENGFERQRISVGQALYFKDREVQLPGIDAKTREDAHSNVSPYALQYEYRWNRDWRTTADYNWDPDSRSPRSGSAMFHYQPEDNPNKVINAGYRYRNDQVRYDQNTGKWSVGGGDYGTPGTPGYVKDYYKIQQHDFSVIWPIVPQWNAISRWQYDYNQNRTLEAFGGFEYDNCCWKLRLINRYWVSYDEFSQEAPQNEKGDHGIFLQIVLKGLGGVVGQKVESFLDKGIQGYREREDQAF, from the coding sequence ATGGCATTGAAATCCCCCGCGTTTCGTAAAAAATTTCCGTTGTTGGTCACTGGCAGTCTGCTGGCCCTGCAACCTCTAGCCACTTCGTTCGTGGTCGCCGCGGAACAGTATGACTGCTCAGTCTCTGCTTCGGGTGCCTGGAACTGTGCGCCCAAGACGCCGGCGGCTGCATTGCCACCGCGTCCCATCCATGAGGGCAGCGCAGTCTCCGCAACCGGTGAAGCACCTACCGAGAGCGGCGCCAGTGAAGACACCGGCACCAAGCCTGTGCTCGTCACCGAATCCAAAGGTCGCGCCCTCAAGTCCCGTAGCGCAGACTACAGTCACCTCGACTGGGTTCCGCGCGAGAATCTCACTGCAGCGCAATTGGCCGAAACCGGTCCTTACTGCTCTGGTTCCTATATCGAACCAATTCGTCCTGGCATGAATGACAAGACGAATAAAAGTGACGCCCCGACGTTTGTCGGTGCCAAGGCTTCTCGTTACAAGCAGGATGAACAGATCGCAACCCTGGCCGGTGACGTGGTCCTGCGTCAGGGCAGCATGCAGGCCGAAGCCGACGAAGCGAACCTCTACCAGGCCGAGAGCCGTGGCGAGCTGGACGGCAACGTACGCATTCGCGACAACGGCGCGCTGATCGTCGGCGACCACGCCGAGGTGCAGCTCGACACCGGCGAGGCCAAGGTCGACAACGCCGAATACGTGATGCACAAATCCCGTGTCCGCGGTAACGCGCTGTACGCCAAGCGTGCCGAAAACGCGATCATCCGCCTCAAGGATGGTACGTACACTACGTGCGAACCGAACAGCAACGCCTGGCAGCTCAAGGGCAACAACATCACCTTGAACCCGGCGACCGGTTTCGGTACCGCGACCAACGTGACGCTGCGGGTCAAGGACATTCCAGTCCTTTACACGCCATACATCTATTTCCCGATCGACGACCGTCGTCAGTCCGGCTTCCTGCCGCCAACCATTGGCACCGGCAGCGATACCGGCTTCCTGTTGGTCACCCCGTACTACTTCAACCTGGCGCCGAACTACGATGCCACGTTGTACCCGCGCTACATGAGCAAGCGCGGCCTGTTGATGGAAGGCGAGTTCCGCTACCTGACCAAGTCCACCGAAGGTCAGTTCGGCGCCGCTTATCTCAACGATGAAGACGACGAGCGCAAGCTGCAGACCGACTACGAAAAAACCCGTTACATGTACAACTGGCAGCACAAGGGCGGTCTCGATTCGCGCGTTCTGACTCAAGTTGATTACACAAAGATCAGCGATCCGTATTACTTCCAGGATCTGCAGACCGATCAGTTGGGTGTGAAAACTTCCGACTACGTGAATCAGCAGGCCGCGGTCACTTATCGCGGAGAGAGCTATACCGCCCGCCTCAACGCCCAGGCCTATCAATTGGCCACCGTATCGAACATCACGCCGTACGACCGCTTGCCGCAGCTCACTTTCGCCGGTCAGCTGCCGATTCATCCGAGCGGTCTGGATTTCGACTACGAGACAGAAATCGTACGCTTTGAGCGCGACCTGGAAAAAGGGCAGTTTTCCGATGAAAACGGCAACCTGTCGCCTCGCCTGGACACCAACGTGGCAGGCCTGGCTCGTGCCAACGGCAATCGCCTGAACCTCAAGCCAGGCGTGAGCCTGCCGCTTGATTGGACGTATGGTTTCGTCAAGCCATCGCTCAAGTATCAATACACTCAGTACGACCTTGATCTTGATGGCACCGGCAAAAACGATCTCGTGACGAACCGCAATAACGCTTCGGCGCTTGGCGAGTCGTTCAGCAGCACGCAAAATCGCGGCGTTCCGATCGCCAGCGTCGACAGCGGCCTGTATTTCGATCGCAACACCAACTGGTTCGGCAAGGACTACCGCCAGACCCTGGAACCACGCCTGTTCTACCTGTATGTCCCTGAAGAAGACCAGAAGGACATTCCGGTCTTCGACACTGGCGAATACACCTTCAACTATTCGTCTCTGTTCCGCGACAACCGTTTCTCGGGTTCTGACCGCATCGGCGACGAGAACAAACTGTCGCTAGGCGTAACCAGCCGCTGGATCGAAGAAAACGGCTTTGAACGTCAACGCATCAGCGTCGGCCAGGCCTTGTACTTCAAGGATCGCGAAGTCCAGTTGCCGGGTATCGACGCAAAAACCCGCGAAGATGCACATTCCAATGTGTCCCCGTATGCACTGCAATACGAATACCGCTGGAACCGCGATTGGCGCACGACCGCCGACTATAACTGGGATCCGGACAGCCGCAGCCCTCGCTCGGGCAGTGCGATGTTCCACTACCAACCTGAAGATAACCCGAACAAGGTCATCAACGCCGGCTATCGCTATCGCAATGACCAGGTTCGCTACGACCAGAACACCGGTAAATGGTCGGTGGGCGGTGGTGACTACGGCACGCCGGGCACCCCGGGTTACGTGAAGGACTACTACAAGATCCAGCAGCACGACTTCTCGGTGATCTGGCCGATCGTGCCGCAATGGAACGCCATCAGCCGCTGGCAGTATGACTACAACCAGAACCGTACCCTGGAAGCCTTCGGTGGTTTCGAGTACGACAACTGCTGCTGGAAACTGCGCCTGATCAACCGTTACTGGGTTTCCTATGACGAATTCAGTCAGGAAGCTCCGCAAAACGAAAAAGGCGACCATGGCATCTTCCTCCAAATCGTTCTGAAAGGTCTCGGCGGCGTTGTTGGCCAAAAAGTAGAGAGCTTCCTCGACAAAGGCATCCAAGGTTATCGTGAACGTGAAGACCAAGCTTTCTGA
- the pdxA gene encoding 4-hydroxythreonine-4-phosphate dehydrogenase PdxA has product MKPQRFALTPGEPAGIGPDLCLLVASQAQPHPLIAITSRDLLLERAAQLGVVVDLLPVTPDSWPDVPAPANSLYVWDTPLNAPVTAGQLDKANAAFVLETLTRAGQGCLDGHFAGMITAPVHKGVINESGIAFSGHTEFLADLTQTAQVVMMLATRGLRVALVTTHLPLREIADAITPERLERVTRILHADLQQKFGIAQPRILVCGLNPHAGEGGHLGHEEIDIIEPTLERLRDEGMDLRGPLPADTLFTPKYLEHCDAVLAMYHDQGLPVLKYKGFGAAVNVTLGLPIIRTSVDHGTALDLAGSGKIDTGSLQVALETAYQMAETRL; this is encoded by the coding sequence GTGAAACCCCAACGTTTCGCGCTGACACCCGGCGAACCGGCCGGCATAGGTCCTGACCTGTGCCTGCTGGTTGCCTCGCAAGCCCAGCCACATCCCCTGATTGCCATTACCAGCCGCGACCTGCTCCTTGAGCGGGCCGCGCAGCTGGGCGTGGTCGTTGATTTGCTGCCGGTGACCCCGGACAGCTGGCCGGATGTCCCAGCGCCAGCCAACAGCCTGTATGTCTGGGATACACCGCTCAATGCGCCGGTGACTGCCGGTCAACTCGACAAAGCCAATGCTGCTTTCGTTCTGGAAACCCTGACCCGCGCGGGCCAGGGCTGCCTGGACGGGCACTTCGCCGGCATGATCACCGCCCCTGTGCACAAGGGCGTGATCAACGAATCGGGTATCGCCTTTTCCGGACATACAGAATTTCTCGCCGACCTGACGCAGACCGCGCAAGTGGTGATGATGCTTGCGACCCGCGGATTGCGCGTGGCGCTGGTCACCACTCACCTGCCCCTTCGCGAGATTGCCGATGCAATCACACCGGAGCGTCTGGAGCGGGTCACGCGGATTCTGCATGCCGACCTGCAACAAAAATTCGGCATCGCCCAGCCGCGTATCCTGGTGTGCGGGCTCAACCCCCATGCCGGCGAAGGCGGACACCTGGGCCATGAAGAAATCGACATCATCGAACCTACATTAGAGCGCCTGCGTGACGAAGGCATGGACCTTCGCGGCCCCCTGCCCGCCGACACTCTGTTTACCCCCAAATATCTGGAGCACTGCGACGCGGTGCTGGCGATGTACCACGACCAGGGCTTGCCTGTGCTGAAATACAAAGGCTTCGGCGCAGCAGTCAACGTGACCCTCGGCTTGCCGATCATCCGCACGTCGGTCGACCACGGCACTGCCCTGGACCTGGCCGGCAGCGGCAAAATCGACACCGGCAGCCTGCAAGTCGCCCTGGAAACCGCCTACCAGATGGCCGAGACCCGTTTATGA
- the glpE gene encoding thiosulfate sulfurtransferase GlpE, with product MSEFKRIPPEQAQALREQGAVVVDVRDPATFAALHISGSKHLDNHSLHAFIQGADLDAPTVVVCYHGNSSQGAAAYLISQGFSDVYSMDGGFELWRTTYPSETAQGTSE from the coding sequence ATGAGCGAATTCAAACGTATCCCCCCAGAACAGGCCCAGGCCCTGCGCGAACAAGGCGCAGTGGTAGTCGATGTTCGAGACCCGGCAACATTTGCCGCGCTGCACATCAGCGGCTCGAAGCATCTGGACAACCATTCCCTGCATGCTTTCATTCAGGGCGCGGACCTGGACGCACCGACGGTGGTGGTCTGCTATCACGGCAATTCCAGCCAGGGCGCAGCAGCCTACCTGATCAGCCAGGGCTTCTCCGATGTCTACAGCATGGATGGCGGTTTTGAGCTGTGGCGTACGACTTATCCTTCGGAAACTGCGCAAGGCACTTCCGAATAA
- the rsmA gene encoding 16S rRNA (adenine(1518)-N(6)/adenine(1519)-N(6))-dimethyltransferase RsmA, whose translation MTEHYQHKARKRFGQNFLHDAGVIDRILRSIHAKPEDRLLEIGPGQGALTQGLLNSGAQLDVVELDKDLIPILNQQFAGKSNFNLHQGDALKFDFNSLNAAPNSLRVVGNLPYNISTPLIFHLLHNAGIIRDMHFMLQKEVVERLAAGPGGGDWGRLSIMVQYHCRVEHLFNVGPGAFNPPPKVDSAIVRLVPHAVLPHPAKDHRLLERVVREAFNQRRKTLRNTLKLLLSNDEITAAGVDGSLRPEQLDLAAFVRLADKLSEQVLQKPAAD comes from the coding sequence ATGACCGAGCATTACCAACACAAGGCGCGCAAACGCTTTGGCCAGAACTTCCTGCACGATGCCGGCGTTATCGACCGCATCCTGCGCTCCATCCATGCCAAGCCCGAAGACCGCCTGCTGGAAATCGGTCCGGGCCAGGGCGCGCTGACCCAAGGCCTGCTGAACAGCGGTGCCCAGCTGGACGTAGTAGAGCTGGATAAAGACCTGATTCCGATCCTCAACCAGCAGTTCGCCGGCAAGAGCAATTTCAACCTGCACCAGGGCGATGCGCTGAAGTTCGACTTCAACAGCCTGAACGCTGCGCCGAACAGCCTGCGTGTGGTGGGCAACCTGCCGTACAACATCTCCACGCCGCTGATTTTCCACCTGCTGCACAACGCAGGCATCATTCGCGACATGCACTTCATGCTGCAGAAAGAAGTGGTCGAGCGTCTGGCGGCAGGCCCTGGCGGCGGTGACTGGGGTCGTCTGTCGATCATGGTTCAGTACCATTGTCGTGTAGAGCACCTGTTCAACGTTGGCCCCGGCGCATTCAACCCGCCGCCGAAAGTCGATTCTGCCATCGTGCGCCTGGTGCCTCACGCCGTACTGCCGCACCCGGCCAAGGATCACCGCTTGCTGGAGCGCGTCGTGCGCGAAGCCTTCAACCAGCGCCGCAAGACCCTGCGCAACACCCTCAAGTTGCTGCTGAGCAACGACGAAATCACCGCCGCCGGTGTCGACGGCAGCCTGCGCCCAGAGCAGCTCGATCTGGCAGCCTTCGTACGCTTGGCCGACAAACTCAGCGAACAAGTCCTACAGAAACCCGCCGCCGACTGA
- the apaG gene encoding Co2+/Mg2+ efflux protein ApaG, protein MSDPRYQVDVSVVTRYLAEQSQPEQNRFAFAYTITVHNNGELPAKLLSRHWVITDGDGHVEEVRGAGVVGQQPLIKAGESHTYSSGTVMTTKVGNMQGSYQMIAEDGKHFDAIIAPFRLAVPGALH, encoded by the coding sequence ATGTCCGATCCTCGTTATCAGGTCGACGTCAGCGTCGTCACCCGCTATCTGGCAGAACAATCGCAACCCGAGCAAAACCGCTTTGCCTTCGCTTACACCATCACCGTGCACAACAATGGCGAATTACCGGCCAAGCTGTTGTCGCGGCACTGGGTGATCACCGATGGTGACGGGCATGTCGAGGAGGTTCGCGGTGCCGGCGTGGTTGGCCAACAGCCGTTGATCAAGGCAGGCGAGAGCCATACCTATAGCAGTGGCACGGTGATGACGACCAAGGTCGGCAACATGCAAGGCAGCTATCAAATGATTGCCGAAGACGGCAAACACTTCGACGCCATCATCGCTCCATTCCGCCTGGCGGTGCCCGGAGCCCTGCACTGA